GACGTTCTTACTTATTCTTTTTTGGGAATGATACCCCAGGAAGTTACAATCCAGGGACAGACTACAATTAATATAACCCTGTTAACCGAGACAAAAATGCTTGACGAAGTGGTTGTCACAGCATTGACAATTAAGCGTCAGGAACGGTCACTGGGGTATTCGCAGCAGCGGATTGAAGGAAACCAGGTAAGTGAGGCAAAGGAAAATAACCTGGTGAGCCTGCTTTCTGGAAAAGTAGCAGGTATTCAAATCACACCACCGCAGACAACTACAGGTTCAAGCCGTATTGTAATAAGAGGTGCCAATTCATTATCGGGGAATAACCAACCTTTATTTGTGGTTGACGGAGTGCCAGTCGACAACTCCGGCACTGAACTGGCCACCTGGAGTACCGGAACCCAGCTCGACTATGGCAATAACGCCGGTTCGATTAATCCGGATGACATTGCGGAAATCCAGGTACTTAAGGGTGCCAATGCGGCTGCCCTTTACGGATCGCGTGCGGCAAACGGTGTCATCATGATCACTACAAAACAGGGATCTAAACAAAACGGGCTCAAAGTAAACCTTAATTCGAGTGATTCATGGAGTAAGATTATTGAGTATCCCGATTACCAGAACGTTTACGGGTCAGGTGCTGATTTTAATTTTACACGTGACCAGTACGGTATGCCCAATATGGCCGACTGGTACAGGAGCTGGGGCCCGAAGATGCAGGGACAGGAAGTGATCCGTCTTGACGGAACTGTTGGCAAATATGTTCCCCAGCCCGATAATGTGAAGAATTTTTACCAGACTGCCCGGTCCCTGTCAAATTCAATTTCAGTTGAAGGAGGAAACGAAGCGCTGTTATACCGTTTGTCATATACGAATCTGAATTCAAACAGCATAGTTCCGAAATGCAATGTGGATAACCGTCATACTCTTAACCTAAGGGGAAGTATAAACAAAGACCGGTTTAAGATCGATTCGAAGATCACCTATACCCTTGATAAGGTCGATAAGAGAATGTACAACAATGGCAATGTCAGGAACCCGGCAAATGTATTCATTTTTATGCCCCGCGATCTGTCGCTTGAAACCATGAAACATTACAAAGATGCCGACGGAAGCGAAATCACAACCGAACATGAAGGTTTCAGGAATCCTTACTGGGCTATTTATGAAGATCCCAACCAGGATCAGCGCGACAGGATTGAAGGATTTCTCGCCCCGGAATATAAACTTACCGATTGGCTCACCCTGGCAGGCCGGCTGGGAACCGACATGATATTTTTCCAGGGATACAATGCCACAACCAAAGGCAGTTCAGTAGATCCCGACGGGTATTATTCCACATTCCAGAACTATAACAGGGAGATCAATGCCCAGTTTATGGCGCTTGCACAAAAGACTTTCGGCGATCTGGATTTATCAGCCAACTTTGGCGGGAACATTTCTGACAGGCAGGCGAAGAATAACAGGTCTACTATCAACAGTTTAATCCAAAGCGATTTATTTACAATTACAAATTCAAACGACAGACCTGTTGTTAGCCAGTATACCGGTCATAAAAGAATCAATTCACTCTTCGGGTCATTTGTGGCAGGTTATAAAAACTTTGCGTTTCTTGAGCTGACAGGAAGAAATGACTGGTCCTCAGCATTGCTTAATAAGAACGGGATGAACTCCTATTTTTATCCTTCGGCGAACCTGAGTTTTGTAGTAAGTGACATTTTCAAGCTTCCTGAATTCATTTCATTCAGTAAAGTAAGGCTTTCATGGGCTAAGGCAGGAAATGACATGGATGCTTACCGCCTGCGTAACTATTACCAGTTCAGCGGTTCATTCAACGGACAGACGCTTGCTTCTCCCAATATAGTCAGTTATAACGAAGGAATCAAACCGGAAGAAACGACATCGAAGGAAATCGGACTTGATGCAAGTTTCGTCGACAGGAGGATAAACCTGGATGTTACATACTATAAGAGTTCGACTGTGAACCAGATCTTTGAGGCCCGTATGCCGGCTTCTTCAGGATATGATTCGAAAATATTCAATGCCGGCGAAATTCAGAACAAGGGGATTGAAATTACGCTTAACGTAATCCCTGTTGTAAAGGATGACTGGCGATGGGAAATGACCTTCAACTATGCAAAGAATAACTCGCTTGTGGTTTCGATGATTGATGGTAAAGACCAGTTTGAGCTAAATTCATGGTGGAAGGTACAGGTTGTGGCTGAAGTAGGCCAGCCTTACGGGGTCATGAGGGGTGTCGGCTGGGCACGCGATGAACAGGGACGTAAACTGGTTTATGGTGAGGAATCGCCGATGAACCTCAGAGGTCGCCCCATTCCCGAAGAAAACCGCCTGATAGGAAATGCAACACCTGACTGGACAGGTAGTTTTTCATCAACCCTGAGATACAAAAACTTATCGGTCAGAACATTGCTTGATGCAAAAATTGGTGGCGATATGTTTTCCGCAACCTATCTTAAAGGAACCGTCTGGGGAACATTTGCCAATACACTGCCGGGCAGGAACGATTATTTCATCAACAATTTTGTCTATGGCCAGGATCCGACCCTGGGTGAAGTGCGGGGCGGAATTCTCCTGAAGGATGCCTATACACCCGATGGCCGGAAGAATTCATATTATATAAACCCGAATAACTGGTACCTGGCCGATCGTGACCTGATACAGGAATTGTCATTCTTTGATGCTTCCTATATCAAGCTGCGTGAAGTAGTGCTATCCTATACCCTTCCTGTTGCGATACTCAAGAGCACTTTTATTAAAAACGCCTCAGTGGGTGTTTTTGGCAGAAACCTGGCGATTTTGTACCGCAACACACCAAAAGGGCTTGATCCTGAAGCCAGTACCAACGCAGGCAACGGACAGGGGATCGAATTCGGCTCTCTGCCGCCAATGGGAACTTTCGGTATAAATGTCAATCTGGAATTTTAAAAATAGCAAGATGAAAAGGAAATTATTCTTCATAATACTTGGATTTATTGCATTTGTCTCCTGCACAAAGGATTTCGACACGATCAATACAAATCCGAATGTGGCTGAAAAAGTGGATCCCGATTTCCTGTTTCCCACTTCAGTCGTAAACACAGCCCGGTTGCTCGAAGACATTGAATATGAAGCAGGCTGGACCTATGGAATGTACTGGACTGAAAGCGGTGGTGCCTTTGTTAATTTCGGAACAGTGGACGTTACCCTCGAAGGTTGGTGGAGGAGATTCTATATCAACTGCCTCACCGGTCTTTCTAAAATCGATCAGATGTATGCCGCTGACTCGAATTACACCAATCGTGTGCTGGTTGCCAAAATCTGGGAATCTTATATATACTCCCAGATGATTTCATTCTGGGGGCCAGTACCCTTTTCGGATGCAATAAACGAGCAGGTAACTTCATCATATGACAGTGAATCCGAAATATACCATACACTGATCAATAATCTCATTGCCTGCTCTGATTCATTGAATCCGGATGGGGATACTTATATGCAGGCCGCTGATCTTATTTACGGGGGTGACCTTGTGAAGTGGAAAAAGTTTGCCAGGTCGCTTGCTTTAAGGCTGACCATGCAGATTTATAATACTGACAGTGAGTTTGCCGGTCCCGTACTTACAGAACTTCTTGCTGAACCTGATAACCTGATATCATCGAATGATGATAATGCCATTTTCAGGTGGTATGCAGGATCTGAACAATGGAATCCGCTGTATCAGCGGTTCATTTACAGCCCGGGTGACCGTAAAGTGAACATCAGCGAGTTTTTATACATGTATTTGGCTCCCTACAATGACCCACGGCTTTCATTATATGCTGAAGCAGCCGCTGCAAACGGTGAATATTCAGGAAGGCCGATAACCAAAGCAGGAATTCCTGCCGGTGCCGATATTAATCCTAACCCTCATGCCGGCAGGTCTGACAACGACTATTCGAAACCCGGTGACATGTGGTTTGCCGAAGAAGGTTACTTCTCGCTGCTCATGTACCCCGAAGTTTGCTTCCTGAGAGCCGAGGCTGCCTATCTCGGCCTTTCAGCCGAATCGGCAAAGACCATGTATTATGCAGGGATTGATGCATCTCTGAAAATGTTCGGCAAAGAAAATAAGGCTGAACTGTATAAAGCTGTTGGCGGAGTCACGTGGGGCACTTATGGTGCAGGAACAACCGATTGGATCGGTGCCATTCTTCCGCAATACAAGTTTACAAGTGAAATCAAAAATCCATATAAGCAAATCATCATCCAATCGTGGCTGGCTATGTATCCGAGGGGACTTGATGCATGGACACTTTTCAGAAGGACTGGAATTGTTCAATTACCGGTGATCTTTTCATCTGATCCGTCCAATACTGAAATTCCGGTATCCAGCCCGTTGCCTGAAAGGTTTAAGTATCCCAACGAAGAGAGGGTTTATAACAGTGCCGGGTATAATGAGGGTGTTTCATACCTCGAAGCCGGGGATCTCATGTATACACCTTTGATGTTCAGCGAAAACAAATAAGTAAAACAATCTAAAAAATTCATCAGATGAAAATAGCCATTCGAACATTGATCAGCATTGTAGTTGCGATTAGTGCCCTGTACGGATGTAAAAAGGATGATCTTTCGGAAGATCTTCTTAAACCCTGGAAAGCCCCGGAAACTGAACTCAAAGCCGATATTACGCTGGGCGCATATTATACCCTTTCCTTTAAGGATACAAACTGGCTGAATATAGATCCGTTATACCTGCCTGACCTGGGCAAGTATAATTCAGCAGATCCTGCTGTGCTTGAGCAACATGTCACCTGGGCGCTTGCATCAGGTATCGATTTCTGGATTTGTTCCCATAATGCATTCAATGACAGTATTATGCTGAATGTATTCCCGTCGGTACCCGGCATGTCCGATTTGCAGGTAGCACTTGACCTGAGCCTGTCGACTCAGAATAACGTAATGGATTTCAACGATTCGGCCGATATTCAGAGGGTCATTGCTGATTTTAAGACAATGAAACCGGTTTTTGAAATGCCTAACTACCTGAAAATAGATGGTAAACCGGTTGTCGTTTTACAAAGTGCCTATAATTACGAGCCGCGCCCTCTCAGCAGTGATAGTACGGATACCCGTGTTCAGGGAATGCTTGACCTGAGAGCAGTGCTGAAAGACAGTACCGGCTATGATTATTACTTCATTGCCAATTACATTACTTTCAATAATCCTGATCGCTACCCTGAATACCTGGGGGCTTTCGACGCCTTAACAACAAACATGTTCACCGATCGTAAAGCCCTGAGTAATTCGTTGAATGAAAACATTGACCTGGCATGGGCCCACTGGAATGATGTTTTGAACAGCCAGGACGTAGCTTTTGTTCCGGGCATCTTTCCCGGCAGGAATGATACGCTGAACACGCGCACTGATGTGCTTCCGAGAAGTGAAGCCTTTTTCACCGACCAGTGTAAACTCGCTAAGCATTATATGAATGATAACGCACGGATCATAATAATCAATTCATTTAACAACTGGAATTCAGGCACCCAGGTTGAACCTGCCAATACCTACGGAGAATCTTACCTTGAAATTCTCAGTCACGAACTCAAGGTACAATAAACTGAAACCATGGTAATCAAACTAGTATAATTAAACTTTCTATTTATGAGAAAACTTTCACTATTACTCCTGTTTTTCTTGCTGCTTGTGCCGCTTGCCCGTGGGCAGGTGACGATAGGCGCAACGGATTATGGATCAGATCTGCAATCGGCAATCAATGCCGCTGCCGATAATGATCATATCACTATCACAGGCACACTCAGCCTCAACGGTAACGTTGATCTGGGCGGAGGTGTCAATACACTTACGATTGACGGTGAATCTTCAGCAAAAATTATATTCACCGCGGCTGCCCGTTTCATTTTTGAGCAGGCAAAAACCAGAACACTGAAGAACCTGGTTATTGATGGTGATTCGGTGGCCGATCGGGGTGGCGTTATTAAAATGGGCAATGCTGCTAATCTTACACTTGATGGCGTTACGATAGACGGAGGCCGTTCCGGTTCTCATGGCGGTGCCATTGCAGTCTCAGGTTCAACGCTTACTCTCCGTAACAGTACATTATCTGATAACCGGAGTGCGCTGAGCGGAGGTGCAATATTCGCCGAAGGAAATTCCTCTGTATCACTTTATGGCAGCAAGTTCCTGAACAACCGGGCTGCGGCATTTGCTGACGGTGCTGACGGTAAAGGAGCGGCAATTGCCATGATCGGATCCAACACCCCCGGGATGTATGCAGAAGGATGCCTTTTTTATGGTAATTATTCAAGGAATCACGGCGGTGTATTCATCTTCGAAAATTCAACGGGTTTACTCGTAAACTGTACCCTGGCAAAGAACAAAACCCTGAACGCCGGTGGTGTTGCATTTCTGTGGGGACCCGTTCATCTGAAATTTGTAAACAGCACTCTTGCATATAATACAACGGGAGGAAATACAAACAGCCCGTGTATCAAGAATATTCAGAATACCAATGTGCTTGAATTCGACAATTGCATCCTGTACGAAAATCGTGATGAAAACGGTTCCGGAAATGAACTGGATATACAATCGGATGTTGCACATACAATTACCGTTAATAATTCAATATTAAGCGGTTATACGAGTAATCTTACTATCAATGGCACCGGGAATATTACAGGTGCCGATATAATTAATCCGGGCCTCGCTTCCGATATCAATACATCGGGCGTTCTGTCCCTGTCGGGTAACAGCCAGGCCGTTAACCTGGGAAACGGAAGTTTTCTGACAACATTAAGCATTACGACCGATCAATCGGGAAAGACACGAAACTTCGCAGGCGGAAAAGTTGACGCCGGTGCTTATGAGCTGAACGCATCGTCGGGCAGCGGTTTCGTGACCTTAAACGGAACCGGTTACGGAGCCGATTTTGGCGGGGCAATGATTGCCGCGACAAACGGCGATACGGTGAAAGTATTCGGAGTAATCGATGTCACTTCATCAAAAGATATTGACGCCGGGGGAAACCGTGTTGTAATTAAGGGATATGACGGTGCCACATTCAGGTTCTCAAGCGCAGGTGCAGCCGGAGCCGGTTCAAGGTTTGTCTGGGCTAACAATGCCAATACCGGAGTTGAAAGGACTTTCATTGACATTGACTTCATAGGCGACCCGAAAGGTCAGGCTGACCAGGGAGCTATTATTACCATGACAAAACCAGGCACTCTTAACCTGGTAAATGTGACAATGACCGGTGGGTATACAACAGCCGGTAGCGGTGGTGCCATCCGAATTACATCAAACGGTGCCATACTGAATGCGACCCATTGTACTTTCTCAAACAATAAGGCATGGAGCAATGGTGGTGCCATTTACGTGAACAATAACGCACTTGTTGTTGCAAGGGATTGCCGCTTTTTGAGCAACCAGGCCGCTTTGAGACTCACTGACGGTAAAGGCGGCGCTATTGCAGTAAATGCATCGCCGTTAAACGGTTTGTGGGCCGACAAATGTGCGTTCATTGGCAACAGGTCATTTAACCACGGTGGCGTTTTCATCTTCGAAAATTCGAAAGCCACTGTTATGAATTCAACCATATACGGTGACACCTGTAAAAATGCTGGCGCAGTGGCCTTCATATGGAACACGGCTAATGTTACCTTCATTAACAATACAGTGGCTTTCAATGTCACACAGGCTTCAGTTGGCGATGGTCCGGGTTTGAAGAGCAACCAGGCCGTAAACAGCATTACAATCCGCAATTGCTTCTTCTATAAAAACCAGGGAATCACCGATGGCCTTTATGGTGATATTTCATGCAATGAAGCCAATACAAACATCAACCTTTCAGGAACCATATTGCAGGGCGGATTCAATGCGAATACGGTAACCACCGGTGGAATGAATATAGTAGGCAGTTCTCTGGTGAAACCGGGTATTTCAGAATCACTTAACGGTGATTATATGCTGCCGCTGATTGACAGCACGAGCCAGGCTGTAAACCTCGGTGACACTACAGGTATTTCGGCATGGATAGCAAAAGACCAGAGGAACTTCACGAGGAACTTCCAGTTCGGAAAAGCAGATGCCGGGGCTTATGAAATGGCCGGAGTAACCGGTCCCATGCCGGGCGGCAATTACCCTGATTCCTCTGCATTCAAATCGTATACCGGCTTGTCCATGAGCGGCTACCAGGGTTGGTTCTCGGCTCAGGGTGACGGTTCAGGACAAAACTGGGTACATTATGCAAAGAACGGTACTTTCGGTCCGGGCTCCTGCGTAATTGATTACTGGCCGGATATGCGTGAAGCAACCAGTTCTGAAAAATTCAGTACCTCCTTCCTGAAAGGATCGGATACGGCTTATGTATATAGTCCGTATATTCCGGCCACTGTAAGCAGGCATTTCCGCTGGATGAAAGAATACGGCGTTGATGGTGTGTTCATGCAGCGATTCGTGGTGGATATTATGAATCCGGCAACAAAAGAACGCCTTAACCAGGTTCTGATTAATGCCATTCAGGCTGCAAAAGCCAATCACAGGGCAATAAGCGTTATGTATGACCTGAGCGGTATCGATACGACTTCGCGTTCAGCACAGGAATATCTCGACATAATCAAGAACGACTGGAATGAATTAAAGAATTCAGTAGGTATATTTAATTATGGAGACGGTATCAAAGGTGAAAATCAGCCGATGCTTTACCACAGTTCAAAAGCTAACGGTGGCAAACCCTACCCACTGGTTACCATTTGGGGAGCCGGCTTCAATGATGGAAGAAAATACAATACAGGCTTTGTGTCCAGGGTTGTTGATATCTTCCAGAACGACGACATGCTTGGCGGTTGCGCTGTAATGCTTGGTGTACCTACATACTGGAGAAACGGCGGAAGTGATGTGGTTACAGGAGCCGAGTATACACAGCTGATCAACCTGATTAAGAAAGTTGATATTGTACTTCCATGGCACACAGGGCGTTTCAACCGTACCGACTTCACTGGTTCAACCTATCAGAACCTCGTATCGGGCGACGTAACCTGGTGCAATACAAATGATGTGGATTATGTACCGGTCATCTCACCGGGCTTCTCCTGGAAAAACCTCAAGGGAGACGCATCACTCACAGGAAAGCCGAGAGAAAACGGTATGTACTACTGGGATATGGCAAAAGCAGCTATCAATTGCGGTGTAAAGATGCTGTATACCGGGATGTTCGATGAAATGAACGAAGGGACACAGATCTTTAAAGTGGATAACAATCCTCCTTCGAATGCAATTCCATTCCTGACTTACAGCCCAAATGCGCAGGATCACTACCTGTGGATAAGCGGTGAAATCAGGCGAGCCCTTAACGGTGAAAGCACAATGGGTAATGAACTGCCTGTAAGAGCCAGTGCAACAGGGTTCACATCAACATATGGTTTCACCAGAAGCGACAGTATAGTGGGCCGCACACTGGTGGCGTTAAACCAGGCAACATCGGATCATAAAGTATATTATGCCGATCCTTATTCTGTACCGGACGGAGCACCGACAGTGAATGCAAAACGCGACACCTCTTTGTTCAGAAATGAATTAAAGTTGATTGCCGATACGATCGATCTGAAATCATATGACCAATACTTACGGTTGGTTGAAGTGGATGCCAGTGATAAGGTTGTAGGTTATAAAGCTATCCTGCTTGATACAGCCGTTCTCGGCAGTATCGCAGATTCCACAGGTTTTACCGATCTTTCGGTGAACTTCAGGCCCAGTTATACGCAGGTGGGCTATACAGTCCTGCAGGGCAATCCTGACCAGGGAAATACCTATTGGGCTGCATCCATCCAGGAAACTTCAGATTTTTCCGGTATGTTTTACAGGACATCCAGGGATACGAGCGTATTTAATGTTCCGATGAGTACATTAAGTACAGGTATTTCAGTGGCTGAAGGCGATTACATCCCGGTAATTGAAGTGAATTCCGATGACCAGGTTCTTGGTTTCAAAGTATTCAGGATAACCAAACCGCAGATCGGACGGCTTGTCAATCCATCAACCGATTTGCTGCATTCATCTTTCCAGGTTACCTATGCTGATCCTGTAGCGAAACTCAACATTAATACAGCTGAAGGCTATATTCTCTATCGTACCGGTTTAGCTGCTGCTGCTGCAGATCTGCCATTTTATGGTGCACCATACAGCAATTACAGCAATGTTTTCAATACAGTTGCTGTAACGGGTGAATTTAAATACATCACCGGACAGGTCATATCGTTTATAGAGATTAAAGACGGTGCTATAGTCGGATATGGTAAATATGTTTTGAACCCGATTCCCCAGGTTTCGGTTCAGTTGAAAGCTGATCCCGACCTTGATCTGGGTAATCACAGTATCATATCATTGGGCGAAGCTGCACCGGCAGGACATAAGGTATATCTCTACCCTGCTGCTAATCCCACGGATGAAACGCCAAGAATCGGCCTTGATTATGCCGAAATTGCACCGCTGTATTCACAGCAGGTTACTGCTACAGGTGTTTCTGTTGCAGCAAAAGCCAATGATATTTACTTCCTTGTGGAAACCGATGCAGGAAACTCTGTTATTGGTTTTACCGCGCTTACATTGGCTCCTGAAGATATCAGTATCTTTGCTGATCCCGCGGTTCACAAACTTCAATCAACTTATTCAGTTGATGTGATTGGTAAAACCACATCCGGTAAGATTGATGTAAGTGTAACTCCTGCAGCCGGTCATACTGTTTACATTTCCGATGTAATGGCAGAAATTTCAAGGATGCCGGTTTACAGGTCCAAAACAGCGAATAATCCCGAATTGCATGCTTATTCCACTTCGGTTTCTTTGGATGCTTCGATGGGAAACAACCTTATAATTGCTGAATATGACAATGCGGGTGAACTCACTGGTATTGCTATAGAAGAAGCAAGGGACAGTGTGTTGCAGGTTTATTACGTAGCCGAAACGGGTAATGATGCCAATAACGGTACGAAGTATAATCCTTATAAAACGCTGGAAAAGGCCCTGACGCATGTTACGGGGATAACTCCGCTTGACAGTGCAATTACTATTCATGTGAGCGGTACCATACAGTTACAGCCCCCGGCAG
The window above is part of the Bacteroidales bacterium genome. Proteins encoded here:
- a CDS encoding T9SS type A sorting domain-containing protein, translating into MRKLSLLLLFFLLLVPLARGQVTIGATDYGSDLQSAINAAADNDHITITGTLSLNGNVDLGGGVNTLTIDGESSAKIIFTAAARFIFEQAKTRTLKNLVIDGDSVADRGGVIKMGNAANLTLDGVTIDGGRSGSHGGAIAVSGSTLTLRNSTLSDNRSALSGGAIFAEGNSSVSLYGSKFLNNRAAAFADGADGKGAAIAMIGSNTPGMYAEGCLFYGNYSRNHGGVFIFENSTGLLVNCTLAKNKTLNAGGVAFLWGPVHLKFVNSTLAYNTTGGNTNSPCIKNIQNTNVLEFDNCILYENRDENGSGNELDIQSDVAHTITVNNSILSGYTSNLTINGTGNITGADIINPGLASDINTSGVLSLSGNSQAVNLGNGSFLTTLSITTDQSGKTRNFAGGKVDAGAYELNASSGSGFVTLNGTGYGADFGGAMIAATNGDTVKVFGVIDVTSSKDIDAGGNRVVIKGYDGATFRFSSAGAAGAGSRFVWANNANTGVERTFIDIDFIGDPKGQADQGAIITMTKPGTLNLVNVTMTGGYTTAGSGGAIRITSNGAILNATHCTFSNNKAWSNGGAIYVNNNALVVARDCRFLSNQAALRLTDGKGGAIAVNASPLNGLWADKCAFIGNRSFNHGGVFIFENSKATVMNSTIYGDTCKNAGAVAFIWNTANVTFINNTVAFNVTQASVGDGPGLKSNQAVNSITIRNCFFYKNQGITDGLYGDISCNEANTNINLSGTILQGGFNANTVTTGGMNIVGSSLVKPGISESLNGDYMLPLIDSTSQAVNLGDTTGISAWIAKDQRNFTRNFQFGKADAGAYEMAGVTGPMPGGNYPDSSAFKSYTGLSMSGYQGWFSAQGDGSGQNWVHYAKNGTFGPGSCVIDYWPDMREATSSEKFSTSFLKGSDTAYVYSPYIPATVSRHFRWMKEYGVDGVFMQRFVVDIMNPATKERLNQVLINAIQAAKANHRAISVMYDLSGIDTTSRSAQEYLDIIKNDWNELKNSVGIFNYGDGIKGENQPMLYHSSKANGGKPYPLVTIWGAGFNDGRKYNTGFVSRVVDIFQNDDMLGGCAVMLGVPTYWRNGGSDVVTGAEYTQLINLIKKVDIVLPWHTGRFNRTDFTGSTYQNLVSGDVTWCNTNDVDYVPVISPGFSWKNLKGDASLTGKPRENGMYYWDMAKAAINCGVKMLYTGMFDEMNEGTQIFKVDNNPPSNAIPFLTYSPNAQDHYLWISGEIRRALNGESTMGNELPVRASATGFTSTYGFTRSDSIVGRTLVALNQATSDHKVYYADPYSVPDGAPTVNAKRDTSLFRNELKLIADTIDLKSYDQYLRLVEVDASDKVVGYKAILLDTAVLGSIADSTGFTDLSVNFRPSYTQVGYTVLQGNPDQGNTYWAASIQETSDFSGMFYRTSRDTSVFNVPMSTLSTGISVAEGDYIPVIEVNSDDQVLGFKVFRITKPQIGRLVNPSTDLLHSSFQVTYADPVAKLNINTAEGYILYRTGLAAAAADLPFYGAPYSNYSNVFNTVAVTGEFKYITGQVISFIEIKDGAIVGYGKYVLNPIPQVSVQLKADPDLDLGNHSIISLGEAAPAGHKVYLYPAANPTDETPRIGLDYAEIAPLYSQQVTATGVSVAAKANDIYFLVETDAGNSVIGFTALTLAPEDISIFADPAVHKLQSTYSVDVIGKTTSGKIDVSVTPAAGHTVYISDVMAEISRMPVYRSKTANNPELHAYSTSVSLDASMGNNLIIAEYDNAGELTGIAIEEARDSVLQVYYVAETGNDANNGTKYNPYKTLEKALTHVTGITPLDSAITIHVSGTIQLQPPAVAGNGTQITGSVKILGSDAATIKAAPNSRALELSDARFYFENVVITGGNTASANGGSGVYLHGTRTTSATFKNVSFTNNTIAEGGQYGGGLRIVGANARFTSCVFEGNHGRNRGGAIAIAHGATDATADYSIVFDGCYIANNTSHFVGTVEGHGGGFFITNSEAGHLNVDIINSTIQGNIAQSAGGAMFVEGSGLVVTKIRLINSIVTDNQGQNSGNGHGIRMVGAANNTLEIYNSLLFDNAGGSDGTTVDIRNDAGTVITCQQSYVKTLATGTTLTGTYKTGDQANLGVLKAPLPAAYANSLFINSATSFAINYGNPVYLTNAGVNYDATFTERNATDGFVDAGPTEYNALKFDKAPEINNPIADVEVAMNAEPSEIDLTDVFLDRDGNPFTYSVVSNNNGSVVGAVVSGTKLTLTYADNLEGDARIKVRGTTNSKYAEDEFIVHVGFAPYVVNPVADISIPNMNGGNFSVDMNGVFADPDNDESDIALSVITNTRTDLITGATFNGKTLSYTVAAGPQGIAVLTIRAKSGIRTALTTVTVSVGIPPVVQNPISSVAVLMNSAPVTRDLSATFHDPDGNDAAIVKTIEGNTNPSLVTPVISGNTLTLTFGSNKTGQSVITVKGESDQLMVSTTFNVIVTSAPQLVVLNPIQPVMVMKNAGDSVIDLTNVFYNMGDPNAAITITVTGNSNQSLVSTGISGKSLTLGFEPDAEGAADITLHAVSGVNSIDHTFKVGVGNIDLLVVNTQPADMQISNNPDEETEVDISQVFSVVGKPDAEVTVDFSYTNPSLINAYINTQTHKLVISAAGSSTGSSVFTLTGTYGNATISTQFTVTILATGVQRIEILNVTLYPNPVSSVLYCAIENGKDVVNVQIVALTGMVVKSFDRSVIVEDVAEINVEDLAHGSYLLRINTRSGSVTRMFIK